The Euphorbia lathyris chromosome 2, ddEupLath1.1, whole genome shotgun sequence genome includes a window with the following:
- the LOC136219633 gene encoding alpha-mannosidase I MNS4, with the protein MGKPPKPWLQLFRPFLLTSLLFIPTTLADGVTPQEAKLLRDEVREMFYHAFDGYMNHAFPLDELRPLSCEGEDSLGGYALTLIDSLDTLALLGDRDRFTSSVEWIGKHLRFDINKTVSIFETSIRVLGGLLSAHLLASDYATGMRISSYENQLLHLAEDLAQRMLPAFDTPTGIPFGSVNLLHGVDEHESKITSTAGGGTLTLEFGVLSRLTNNPIFEQVTKNAVRGLWARRSRLNLVGAHINVFTGEWTQKDAGIGTSIDSFYEYLLKAYLLFGDEEYLFIFQEAYAAAMQYLFNDPWYVEVNMDSAAIVWPLFNSLQAFWPGLQVLAGDIDPAIRTHAAFFSVWRRYGFTPEGFNLATLNVQHGQNSYPLRPELIESTYWLYKATRDPRYLDAGRDMVASLQYGARCPCGYCHIADVELHKKEDHMESFFLAETVKYLWLLFDLGSGPDNLVENGPYKYIFSTEGHLLPATPQISLVGEHCSYFGAYCQTAKSEQESSKPDFSMNSRETNATTSFYGGQVQSGHPLESSSFESTSTSGVMKGVCPGLSHGQKYGISYLEVIENTNKEDDRPHQKENSVKSQTVVVVSDQSSDESLSDNKNDGNKIQESGDRG; encoded by the exons ATGGGAAAACCTCCTAAACCATGGCTTCAGCTGTTCCGACCTTTTCTATTAACCTCTCTTCTCTTCATCCCCACAACCCTTGCTGATGGCGTCACTCCTCAGGAAGCCAAACTTCTGCGCGACGAG GTTCGTGAAATGTTCTATCATGCTTTTGACGGATATATGAATCATGCTTTTCCACTTGATGAATTGAGACCTCTATCATGTGAAGGAGAAGATTCACTTGGTGGCTATGCCTTGACTCTG ATTGACTCCTTAGATACATTGGCTCTACTTGGTGACCGAGATCGCTTTACTTCCTCTGTTGAATGGATTGGTAAACATCTTCGTTTTGATATA AATAAAACAGTATCTATCTTTGAGACTTCCATCAGAGTTCTTGGAGGTTTACTTTCAGCTCATCTACTTGCAAGCGATTATGCTACG GGGATGAGAATCTCATCATACGAAAACCAATTGCTTCACTTAGCTGAGGACCTGGCTCAAAGAATGTTGCCTGCATTTGATACTCCAACAG GAATTCCATTTGGGTCTGTCAATCTTTTGCATGGGGTCGATGAACATGAAAGCAAG ATTACATCCACTGCTGGTGGGGGGACTTTGACTTTGGAATTTGGGGTGCTTAGCCGCTTAACGAATAATCCTA TTTTTGAGCAAGTTACCAAGAATGCCGTGCGTGGATTATGGGCACGCCGTTCAAGACTAAATTTAGTTGGTGCTCATATAAATGTATTTACTGGTGAATGGACACAAAAG GATGCTGGAATAGGAACAAGTATTGATTCTTTCTATGAGTACCTCTTAAAG GCATATTTGCTATTTGGAGATGAGGAATATTTGTTCATTTTCCAAGAAGCTTATGCAGCTGCTATGCAATATCTGTTTAATGATCCTTG GTATGTTGAGGTAAATATGGATTCTGCTGCTATTGTTTGGCCATTATTCAACAGTCTGCAGGCGTTCTGGCCAGGCCTTCAG GTTTTAGCAGGAGACATCGATCCTGCCATTCGAACACATGCTGCATTCTTTAGTGTCTGGAGAAGATATGGATTTACACCTGAAGGTTTTAATCTCGCTACATTAAATGTTCAG CATGGGCAGAACAGTTATCCACTCCGCCCAGAGTTAATAGAAAGCACATATTGGCTTTACAAAGCTACCAGAGACCCCAG ATATCTTGATGCTGGGAGGGATATGGTTGCTAGCTTGCAATATGGAGCGCGTTGTCCTTGTGGATATTGTCACATAGCAGATGTAGAATTGCACAAGAAAGAAGATCATATGGAGAGTTTTTTCCTTGCTGAAACA GTGAAGTATCTGTGGCTTCTTTTCGATTTGGGTTCGGGCCCAGATAACCTTGTAGAAAATGGTCCATACAA GTACATCTTCAGTACCGAGGGACACTTATTGCCTGCAACACCCCAAATATCTCTTGTAGGGGAACATTGTTCATATTTTGGTGCTTACTGTCAAACTGCCAAATCCGAACAAGAATCTTCTAAGCCTGATTTCTCGATGAATTCCCGAGAAACTAATGCTACTACGTCATTCTATGGAGGTCAAGTTCAGAGTGGACATCCATTAGAGTCTTCTTCTTTCGAGTCTACTTCTACATCAGGAGTGATGAAG GGTGTTTGCCCTGGATTAAGTCATGGACAAAAATATGGCATATCATATTTGGAAGTAATTGAAAACACTAATAAGGAGGATGACCGCCCACACCAAAAAGAGAATTCAGTTAAGAGTCAGACAGTAGTAGTTGTTTCCGATCAGAGTTCTGATGAATCTTTGTCTGATAACAAGAATGACGGCAACAAAATTCAGGAATCCGGTGATAGAGGATGA
- the LOC136219634 gene encoding rRNA-processing protein EFG1 isoform X2, translated as MAHGGYGKRRVAERKPHVGRRSKGLGVEKKPKSKSVSLKNQIRSVERMLRKELPPQVREAQKTKLDELKNQQEIHTRLALERKIFLRNRKVKFFERRKIERRLRRLEKLQRTSSGQAQDVEITEQLSKLKEDLEYVRFFPKTEKYVSLFTGGDDPDVVDRRNSLRKEIKANLIAAAASGKDLEETGSEDDGLLDLSEDDFFLAGSSSDEANADDELTDKSTREQASSTSGKAASGMSSDERNQMSARALMPPPGPSKNSKSKSVYARSRFGASSSKSSWTQRAEISTSSNTSSSRSGPSFKAGGGSSNTKTGNSSNLSSNSDAHKPRRKRRPKKKKQQV; from the exons ATGGCCCATGGTGGCTACGGGAAGCGCAGGGTCGCCGAACGGAAGCCTCACGTTGGCCGGCGATCCAAGGGTTTAGGCGTTGAAAAGAAGCCAAAGTCCAAGTCTGTCTCCCTTAAGAACCAGATTCGCTCTGTCGAGCGTATGCTCCGCAAG GAACTTCCTCCTCAAGTCAGAGAGGCTCAAAAAACCAAGTTAGACGAACTTAAGAATCAACAGGAGATTCATACTCGATTAGCTTTGGAACGCAAGATATTCTTGCGAAATAGGAAGGTCAAGTTTTTTG agagaaggaaGATTGAAAGAAGATTAAGGCGCTTGGAGAAGCTGCAGCGTACTTCATCTGGACAGGCACAAGATGTGGAGATCACGGAACAACTTTCTAAGTTAAAAGAAGATCTTGAATATGTTAGG TTTTTTCCCAAGACTGAAAAATATGTATCTCTGTTTACTGGAGGTGATGATCCCGATGTTGTTGATAGGAGAAATAGTTTGCGTAAGGAGATTAAAGCCAATTTAATTGCTGCTGCTGCCAGCGGGAAGGATTTGGAAG AGACAGGAAGCGAGGATGATGGGCTTTTAGATTTGAGTGAAGATGATTTCTTCTTAGCTGGATCATCAAGTGATGAAGCAAATGCAGATGATGAATTGACCGATAAGAGCACAAG GGAACAGGCTTCTAGTACTTCTGGCAAAGCAGCATCGGGTATGTCCAGTGATGAAAGGAATCAG ATGTCTGCTAGAGCTCTAATGCCTCCTCCTGGGCCTTCAAAGAACTCTAAATCAAAATCAGTATATGCTCGATCAAGGTTTGGAGCTTCATCAAGCAAAAGTTCATGGACACAGAGGGCTGAAATTTCTACATCCAGCAATACGTCAAGTAGCAGAAGTGGACCTTCCTTCAAAGCAGGAGGAGGGTCTTCAAATACAAAGACAGGCAATAGTAGTAATCTGAGTTCAAATTCTGATGCCCACAAACCTCGGAGGAAGAGGAGGCCAAAGAAGAAAAAGCAACAG GTATAA
- the LOC136219634 gene encoding rRNA-processing protein EFG1 isoform X1, whose protein sequence is MAHGGYGKRRVAERKPHVGRRSKGLGVEKKPKSKSVSLKNQIRSVERMLRKELPPQVREAQKTKLDELKNQQEIHTRLALERKIFLRNRKVKFFERRKIERRLRRLEKLQRTSSGQAQDVEITEQLSKLKEDLEYVRFFPKTEKYVSLFTGGDDPDVVDRRNSLRKEIKANLIAAAASGKDLEETGSEDDGLLDLSEDDFFLAGSSSDEANADDELTDKSTREQASSTSGKAASGMSSDERNQRQMSARALMPPPGPSKNSKSKSVYARSRFGASSSKSSWTQRAEISTSSNTSSSRSGPSFKAGGGSSNTKTGNSSNLSSNSDAHKPRRKRRPKKKKQQV, encoded by the exons ATGGCCCATGGTGGCTACGGGAAGCGCAGGGTCGCCGAACGGAAGCCTCACGTTGGCCGGCGATCCAAGGGTTTAGGCGTTGAAAAGAAGCCAAAGTCCAAGTCTGTCTCCCTTAAGAACCAGATTCGCTCTGTCGAGCGTATGCTCCGCAAG GAACTTCCTCCTCAAGTCAGAGAGGCTCAAAAAACCAAGTTAGACGAACTTAAGAATCAACAGGAGATTCATACTCGATTAGCTTTGGAACGCAAGATATTCTTGCGAAATAGGAAGGTCAAGTTTTTTG agagaaggaaGATTGAAAGAAGATTAAGGCGCTTGGAGAAGCTGCAGCGTACTTCATCTGGACAGGCACAAGATGTGGAGATCACGGAACAACTTTCTAAGTTAAAAGAAGATCTTGAATATGTTAGG TTTTTTCCCAAGACTGAAAAATATGTATCTCTGTTTACTGGAGGTGATGATCCCGATGTTGTTGATAGGAGAAATAGTTTGCGTAAGGAGATTAAAGCCAATTTAATTGCTGCTGCTGCCAGCGGGAAGGATTTGGAAG AGACAGGAAGCGAGGATGATGGGCTTTTAGATTTGAGTGAAGATGATTTCTTCTTAGCTGGATCATCAAGTGATGAAGCAAATGCAGATGATGAATTGACCGATAAGAGCACAAG GGAACAGGCTTCTAGTACTTCTGGCAAAGCAGCATCGGGTATGTCCAGTGATGAAAGGAATCAG AGGCAGATGTCTGCTAGAGCTCTAATGCCTCCTCCTGGGCCTTCAAAGAACTCTAAATCAAAATCAGTATATGCTCGATCAAGGTTTGGAGCTTCATCAAGCAAAAGTTCATGGACACAGAGGGCTGAAATTTCTACATCCAGCAATACGTCAAGTAGCAGAAGTGGACCTTCCTTCAAAGCAGGAGGAGGGTCTTCAAATACAAAGACAGGCAATAGTAGTAATCTGAGTTCAAATTCTGATGCCCACAAACCTCGGAGGAAGAGGAGGCCAAAGAAGAAAAAGCAACAG GTATAA